One Gossypium raimondii isolate GPD5lz chromosome 3, ASM2569854v1, whole genome shotgun sequence genomic window carries:
- the LOC105796035 gene encoding uncharacterized protein LOC105796035, whose product MKVFEINGNTLSLTLFIDVTNSKELKESMQAGKLDPEASYLNASLIPDVFPVLVAACKALSPVHSEFVYSYLITESLKRGGVSDDSSYDLMLLHYKIFGPELGMSTIADAITCRIAAQDAL is encoded by the exons ATGAAGGTTTTTGAAATCAATGGCAACACTCTCTCGCTTACCCTCTTCATTGACGTCACCAACTCTAA GGAACTTAAAGAATCTATGCAAGCTGGGAAACTGGACCCTGAAGCTTCATATCTTAATGCATCACTT ATTCCAGATGTTTTCCCTGTTCTAGTTGCAGCGTGTAAGGCGCTTAGTCCAGTGCATTCTGAGTTTGTTTACAGTTACTTG ATTACAGAGTCCTTGAAAAGAGGTGGTGTCTCTGATGATTCGAGTTATGATTTAATGCTTCTC CACTACAAAATATTCGGCCCCGAGCTAGGAATGTCCACTATTGCAGATGCCATAACATGTCGCATTGCTGCTCAGGATGCTCTATAA